A genomic segment from Polyangium mundeleinium encodes:
- a CDS encoding vWA domain-containing protein, producing the protein MLAGGALGVACTPDSDIVRPTSTSSSGTGGAGGDAGAGGDAGASSSTSSSSSSSSASSSGSGGTGGVGGAGGQGGAGGVGGSGGAGGNPVSPCPPDADFDGISDDVEGKDQGVDTDGDGTPDYLDTDSDNDSLPDAFEGQTAAVGCAHPQNSDGTGPPDFRDTDSDDNGLPDALEIYPDQTPYDPQKPGPNPADTDGDGVPDYADPDNDDDSLPDTVELTMGVAVNTDGDALPDLCDADSDNDTLGDAFEGFADPDGDGVPAFRDADSDGDGLSDACEAGPLHMVADPPPDADSDGKYDFLDLDADADGILDKDEDVNLNCFLDTLETDRTKADTDGDGTSDLIERELGSNPRDPFVTPGTLGKFYFVLPYLGAPSPAENIVPLRTNLNQGDVAFLVDTTATMSGEIQNLKSNLSAIITKLKASIPDLAVGIAGFDDFPTGTYGTTGVDQPFYVAGSTGYVSTALADNLAAVLSLNVHDGGDNPESHIAAMQRALTDAFLLWPGGQLTPAGAPAGRYGSLRFRDGALPILVPITDAPFHNGRRALNAANLHDAYDFNGQAPFPTPTVDTLIAAMKQRGARLIGISSSNGVRSGGDPYEDLAYIADQTSSLVPPSAFGGMQCGTGPNGAFLVPDGPATSDNPGGTCRLIFDISTDGTGLNDVTLDNGIKALLKSIRFDIRSLATASLADPIDAVDTFVAQISVNASGGEDAAEPGVPCFSLNAVQQLKDVWSGAKGLVKAQDGVNETALAIVPGQKVCFKIVPIPNTTIPQNQTAQIFKATLTVKAQNGIAPSELLLGAPKEILFLVPPAPQ; encoded by the coding sequence TCCAGCGGGAGCGGCGGCACAGGCGGCGTCGGTGGTGCCGGCGGCCAGGGAGGCGCAGGCGGCGTCGGCGGTTCCGGCGGCGCGGGCGGAAACCCCGTGAGCCCCTGCCCGCCCGACGCGGATTTCGACGGCATCTCGGACGACGTCGAGGGCAAGGATCAAGGCGTCGACACCGACGGCGACGGCACGCCCGACTACCTCGACACGGACAGCGACAACGACTCGCTCCCCGACGCGTTCGAAGGCCAGACGGCCGCGGTTGGCTGTGCGCACCCGCAAAACTCCGACGGCACCGGGCCGCCCGACTTCCGCGACACGGACAGCGACGACAACGGCCTACCCGACGCGCTCGAGATCTACCCCGACCAGACGCCCTACGATCCGCAGAAACCCGGGCCAAACCCCGCGGACACCGACGGCGACGGCGTCCCCGACTACGCCGATCCCGACAACGACGACGACTCGTTGCCGGACACCGTCGAGCTCACGATGGGCGTCGCCGTCAACACGGACGGCGACGCGCTCCCCGATCTGTGCGACGCCGACAGCGACAACGACACGCTCGGCGACGCGTTCGAAGGGTTCGCCGATCCCGACGGCGACGGCGTGCCCGCGTTCCGCGATGCCGACAGCGACGGCGACGGGCTCTCCGACGCCTGCGAGGCCGGGCCGCTGCACATGGTCGCGGATCCGCCGCCCGACGCCGACAGCGACGGCAAGTACGACTTCCTCGATCTCGACGCCGACGCCGACGGCATCCTCGACAAGGACGAAGACGTCAATCTCAACTGCTTCCTCGACACGCTCGAGACCGATCGCACGAAGGCCGACACGGACGGCGACGGCACCTCCGATCTCATCGAGCGCGAGCTCGGCTCGAACCCGCGGGATCCCTTCGTCACGCCCGGCACGCTCGGCAAGTTCTACTTCGTGTTGCCCTACCTCGGCGCGCCCTCGCCGGCCGAGAACATCGTTCCGCTTCGTACGAACTTGAACCAGGGCGACGTCGCCTTCCTCGTCGACACGACCGCGACGATGAGCGGCGAGATCCAGAACCTCAAGAGCAACCTCAGCGCGATCATCACGAAGCTGAAGGCGTCGATCCCCGATCTCGCCGTCGGCATCGCTGGCTTCGACGACTTCCCGACGGGCACGTACGGCACCACGGGCGTCGATCAACCGTTCTACGTCGCGGGCAGCACGGGCTACGTGAGCACCGCCCTCGCGGACAACCTCGCCGCGGTCCTCTCGCTCAACGTGCACGACGGCGGCGACAACCCGGAGTCGCACATCGCCGCGATGCAACGTGCGCTCACGGACGCCTTCCTCCTCTGGCCCGGCGGTCAGCTCACGCCGGCGGGCGCGCCCGCCGGCCGTTATGGCTCGTTACGCTTCCGCGACGGCGCGCTGCCGATCCTCGTGCCGATCACCGACGCTCCGTTCCACAACGGCCGGCGCGCCCTCAACGCGGCCAACCTCCACGACGCTTACGACTTCAACGGCCAGGCCCCCTTCCCCACGCCCACGGTCGACACGCTCATCGCCGCGATGAAGCAGCGCGGCGCGCGGCTCATCGGCATCTCCTCGTCGAACGGCGTCCGCTCGGGCGGCGATCCGTACGAGGACCTCGCGTACATCGCCGATCAGACGAGCTCGCTCGTCCCGCCCTCCGCGTTCGGCGGCATGCAGTGCGGCACGGGCCCGAACGGCGCGTTCCTCGTCCCCGACGGACCCGCGACCTCGGACAACCCCGGCGGCACCTGCCGCCTCATCTTCGACATCAGCACCGACGGCACCGGGCTCAACGACGTCACGCTCGACAACGGCATCAAGGCCCTCCTCAAATCGATCCGCTTCGACATCCGCTCCCTCGCCACCGCGAGCCTCGCCGATCCCATCGACGCGGTGGACACGTTCGTCGCGCAAATCTCGGTCAACGCGTCGGGCGGCGAGGACGCGGCCGAGCCGGGCGTCCCGTGCTTCTCCCTGAACGCGGTCCAGCAGCTCAAGGACGTCTGGTCGGGCGCGAAGGGCCTCGTCAAGGCGCAGGACGGCGTGAACGAGACCGCCCTCGCGATCGTTCCTGGTCAAAAGGTCTGCTTCAAGATCGTGCCCATCCCGAACACCACGATCCCGCAAAATCAGACCGCGCAGATCTTCAAGGCCACGCTCACGGTCAAGGCGCAGAACGGCATCGCGCCCTCGGAGCTCCTGCTCGGCGCGCCCAAGGAAATCCTCTTCCTCGTCCCGCCCGCGCCGCAGTGA
- a CDS encoding formylglycine-generating enzyme family protein: MKRALVAAALLVIGCQGKRLAPEPIDAGDEADPPWVTAAREPDPRPGMAWIPPGSLIAGTPPEKLPRVPDEEMAGEQVVMSGFYIDLFPYPNEPGAIPTTNVSQAEAAELCTAQQKRLCTELEWERACKGPQNAAYPYGDTYKPTTCMTGSMRNLVPNGVNAGCKSAFGVHDLHGGVWQWTSSQWRRDGSKTNLGTTRGGNAPQGELVGRCANGRGVRSDLRRADVGFRCCAGEPNSFEVVLNVSRGAPLTFHPADTKVQLALALALLVPEEIREVVKKRKADHPFEVERIWTWHPLGNEELVLGGGCAKAAGHARCGVVVARMRFDAPVSMAFVPTELWQPTVGEADTPRELFVYGGDDNGAFRRRVSYEWGKIGIGNKERKKKRKGKKEPTW; the protein is encoded by the coding sequence GTGAAGAGGGCCCTCGTCGCCGCGGCCCTGCTCGTGATCGGCTGCCAAGGCAAGAGGCTCGCGCCCGAGCCGATCGACGCGGGTGACGAGGCCGATCCGCCCTGGGTGACGGCGGCTCGCGAGCCCGATCCGCGGCCGGGCATGGCCTGGATCCCGCCCGGATCGCTCATCGCAGGCACGCCGCCCGAGAAGCTGCCGCGTGTCCCCGACGAGGAGATGGCAGGCGAGCAGGTCGTGATGAGCGGCTTCTACATCGACCTGTTTCCGTACCCGAACGAGCCCGGCGCGATCCCCACGACGAACGTGTCGCAGGCCGAGGCGGCCGAGCTCTGCACCGCCCAGCAGAAGCGGCTCTGCACGGAGCTCGAGTGGGAGCGCGCGTGCAAGGGGCCGCAGAACGCGGCGTACCCGTACGGCGACACGTACAAGCCGACGACGTGCATGACGGGCTCGATGCGGAACCTCGTGCCGAACGGCGTGAACGCGGGGTGCAAGAGCGCGTTCGGCGTCCACGATCTGCACGGCGGCGTGTGGCAGTGGACGTCGAGCCAGTGGCGGCGCGACGGGAGCAAGACGAACCTCGGGACGACACGCGGAGGGAACGCGCCGCAAGGCGAGCTCGTGGGCCGATGCGCGAACGGCCGCGGCGTGCGATCCGACCTGCGCCGCGCGGACGTGGGCTTCCGCTGCTGCGCGGGCGAGCCGAACAGCTTCGAGGTGGTGCTCAACGTGAGCCGAGGCGCGCCGCTCACGTTCCACCCCGCGGACACGAAGGTGCAGCTCGCGCTCGCGCTCGCGTTGCTCGTGCCGGAGGAGATCCGCGAGGTGGTGAAGAAGCGGAAGGCCGACCATCCGTTCGAGGTCGAACGGATCTGGACGTGGCATCCGCTGGGCAACGAGGAGCTCGTGCTCGGCGGCGGCTGCGCGAAGGCCGCGGGGCACGCGCGATGCGGGGTCGTCGTGGCGCGCATGCGCTTCGACGCGCCGGTCTCGATGGCGTTCGTGCCGACGGAGCTCTGGCAGCCGACGGTGGGTGAGGCGGATACGCCGCGCGAGCTCTTCGTCTACGGGGGCGATGACAACGGCGCGTTCCGCCGGCGCGTGTCGTACGAGTGGGGGAAGATCGGGATCGGGAACAAGGAGCGCAAGAAGAAGCGCAAGGGCAAGAAGGAGCCCACCTGGTGA
- a CDS encoding sigma-54-dependent transcriptional regulator, translating to MLPEKKQILVVDDEANLRRVLSAQLGRDGYEVHTAEDGEEALAFLKEHHIDLVITDLRMPKVDGMDLLRAAMRDDPTRPVVMLTAHGTVDNAVEALKTGAFDYITKPFDQHEVRLVVRKALRTRDLASADASRDVAASASPREGSARFGIIGESQPIHDLYAIIERVSDTPTTVLITGESGTGKELVARALHENSSRRDRPFIKVNCAAIPKDLMESELFGYERGAFTGAVASKPGRFELASGGTLFLDEIGEIPNEMQVKLLRVLQESEFERVGGIKTIRVDVRLVAATNRDLKREIGAGSFREDLFYRLNVVSIALPALRERRTDIPPLVSYFIAKFNARLRKSIEGVEPDALERLASYGWPGNIRELENVIERAVLFADGARIRLEDLSEEVRSNAGPSSAAAASAPASAEGTRAPSPSSPDPQQGESASIADGLKEQVKAAMSRLERDLIVRALKQTQGNVTHAARLLKISRKGLQLKMKELGLREREHEPT from the coding sequence GTGCTACCTGAAAAGAAGCAGATCCTGGTCGTGGACGACGAGGCCAACCTGCGCCGCGTGCTCAGCGCGCAGCTCGGTCGGGACGGCTACGAGGTGCACACCGCCGAGGACGGCGAGGAAGCCCTCGCCTTCCTCAAGGAACACCACATCGACCTCGTGATCACCGACCTCCGGATGCCCAAGGTGGACGGGATGGATCTGCTCCGCGCCGCCATGCGGGACGATCCGACGCGCCCCGTGGTCATGTTGACGGCGCACGGGACGGTCGACAACGCCGTCGAGGCCCTGAAGACCGGCGCCTTCGACTACATCACGAAGCCCTTCGATCAGCACGAGGTGCGCCTCGTGGTGCGCAAGGCGCTGCGGACGCGTGACCTCGCGAGCGCCGACGCGTCGCGCGACGTCGCCGCCTCCGCCTCCCCGCGCGAGGGCTCGGCGCGCTTCGGCATCATCGGCGAGAGCCAGCCGATCCACGACCTCTACGCGATCATCGAGCGCGTCTCGGACACGCCCACGACGGTGCTCATCACGGGCGAGAGCGGGACGGGCAAGGAGCTCGTGGCGCGGGCGCTGCACGAGAACTCGAGCCGGCGCGATCGGCCCTTCATCAAGGTGAACTGCGCCGCGATCCCGAAGGATCTGATGGAGTCGGAGCTCTTCGGCTACGAGCGAGGCGCGTTCACGGGCGCGGTCGCGTCGAAGCCGGGCCGCTTCGAGCTCGCCTCGGGCGGGACGCTCTTCCTCGACGAGATCGGCGAGATCCCGAACGAGATGCAGGTGAAGCTCCTGCGCGTGCTCCAGGAGAGCGAGTTCGAGCGGGTGGGCGGCATCAAGACGATTCGCGTCGACGTGCGGCTCGTGGCCGCGACGAACCGCGATCTGAAGCGCGAGATCGGCGCGGGGTCGTTCCGCGAGGATCTGTTCTATCGCCTCAACGTGGTGTCGATCGCGCTGCCCGCGCTGCGCGAGCGCCGGACCGACATCCCGCCGCTCGTGTCGTACTTCATCGCGAAGTTCAACGCGCGGCTGCGCAAGAGCATCGAGGGTGTCGAGCCGGACGCGCTCGAGCGCCTCGCGTCGTACGGCTGGCCGGGGAACATCCGCGAGCTCGAGAACGTGATCGAGCGCGCGGTGCTGTTCGCGGACGGCGCTCGCATCCGGCTCGAAGATCTCTCGGAGGAGGTGCGATCGAACGCGGGGCCGTCGTCCGCCGCAGCCGCGAGCGCGCCCGCCTCCGCGGAAGGCACGCGCGCGCCGTCGCCGTCGTCGCCCGATCCGCAGCAAGGCGAGTCGGCGTCGATCGCCGACGGCCTGAAGGAGCAGGTCAAGGCCGCGATGAGCAGGCTCGAACGAGACCTGATCGTGCGCGCGCTCAAGCAGACGCAGGGCAACGTGACGCACGCGGCGCGGCTGCTCAAGATCTCGCGCAAGGGCCTGCAGCTCAAGATGAAGGAGCTCGGGCTCCGGGAGCGCGAGCACGAGCCGACGTGA
- a CDS encoding tetratricopeptide repeat protein — translation MLGTKDEYRMWGTRAQGVSLVGLVVGVTLATGMAMADGSQNPFAGKCNRTATDEDVEGAKGAHKAARQFYERGEYARAIQYWRDVFNLDCNAVGTLLNIANAYEKLGDRQNAIFALEAYLERAPDAPDASKIQTRVKNLKDLQQSQVPTASASATVSAPPTSSAIRPELPPPPPVKPFGIAPWITVGVGGAALIAGAILLPVGLGNVSAVQKGRDNVGDPTGCFRVNDPAKATNPLTPTQVPDSGGQWFCYDKDSYDQAVLGQTQTLVGKIALGVGGAAVAGGLVWELLFNKPVPQDEQKSGRVHVTPSVGPGMSGVLVHGSF, via the coding sequence ATGCTCGGTACGAAGGACGAATACCGCATGTGGGGAACGCGCGCGCAGGGGGTATCTCTGGTCGGGCTTGTCGTCGGGGTGACCCTGGCGACGGGCATGGCCATGGCCGATGGCTCGCAGAACCCGTTCGCCGGCAAGTGCAACCGAACGGCGACGGATGAGGATGTCGAAGGCGCCAAAGGCGCTCACAAGGCCGCACGGCAGTTTTACGAGCGTGGTGAGTACGCTCGAGCGATCCAGTACTGGCGCGATGTCTTCAACCTCGACTGCAACGCGGTCGGCACGCTGCTGAACATCGCCAACGCATACGAGAAGCTCGGCGATCGGCAGAACGCGATCTTCGCGCTGGAGGCGTACCTCGAACGCGCGCCGGACGCGCCGGACGCGTCGAAGATCCAGACGCGCGTGAAGAACCTGAAGGATCTGCAGCAGAGCCAGGTGCCGACGGCCTCCGCATCGGCGACGGTCTCTGCGCCGCCCACGAGCTCGGCGATCCGCCCCGAGCTCCCGCCGCCTCCCCCCGTCAAACCCTTCGGCATCGCGCCGTGGATCACGGTCGGCGTCGGCGGCGCGGCGCTCATCGCAGGCGCGATCCTCTTGCCCGTGGGCCTCGGCAACGTATCGGCCGTCCAGAAGGGCAGGGACAACGTCGGTGACCCGACGGGGTGCTTCCGGGTGAACGACCCCGCCAAAGCGACGAATCCGCTCACGCCAACCCAGGTCCCGGACTCGGGCGGCCAGTGGTTCTGTTACGACAAGGATTCGTACGACCAGGCCGTCCTCGGACAGACGCAGACCCTCGTCGGCAAGATCGCCCTCGGCGTCGGCGGCGCGGCGGTCGCGGGCGGCCTCGTGTGGGAGCTGCTCTTCAACAAGCCCGTGCCGCAGGACGAGCAGAAGTCGGGCCGCGTGCACGTCACGCCGAGCGTCGGTCCCGGCATGAGCGGCGTCCTCGTCCACGGTTCGTTTTAA
- a CDS encoding NUDIX hydrolase, with protein MRLSPDDVRRSLAGLPAEESPWISMLQTNARPAAVAIPIRFTPDPVVIAILRSAELREHASQVAFPGGKREPSDVDLYATALREMDEEVGLAGEGITHLGELTPTPTYNGRYLIHPYVVAVGEGLAPMACSGEIARLLELPLGAYLRGEAPRYGVMLNWRGAEILMPHFRLDACVLYGASAVIFHDLVERIAAGIGATLPPPILEREMPWGNREPV; from the coding sequence ATGCGGCTCTCCCCCGACGACGTTCGCCGCTCCCTCGCCGGTCTGCCGGCGGAGGAGAGCCCCTGGATCTCGATGCTGCAGACGAACGCGCGCCCCGCGGCCGTCGCGATCCCGATCCGCTTCACGCCCGATCCGGTGGTGATCGCGATCCTGCGATCGGCGGAGCTACGCGAGCACGCGAGCCAGGTGGCGTTCCCCGGCGGCAAGCGAGAGCCGAGCGACGTGGATCTCTACGCGACCGCGCTGCGTGAGATGGACGAGGAGGTGGGGCTCGCCGGGGAGGGGATCACGCATCTCGGCGAGCTCACGCCGACGCCGACGTACAACGGTCGGTACTTGATCCACCCGTACGTCGTGGCCGTGGGCGAGGGGCTCGCGCCGATGGCGTGCTCGGGCGAGATCGCGCGTCTGCTCGAGCTGCCGCTCGGCGCGTACCTGCGCGGGGAGGCGCCGCGGTACGGGGTGATGCTGAACTGGCGGGGCGCGGAGATCCTGATGCCGCACTTCCGGCTCGACGCGTGCGTGCTCTACGGCGCGAGCGCGGTCATCTTCCACGACCTCGTCGAGCGGATCGCGGCCGGGATCGGGGCGACGTTGCCGCCGCCGATCCTGGAGCGCGAGATGCCTTGGGGGAATCGAGAGCCCGTTTGA